Genomic DNA from Acetilactobacillus jinshanensis:
GTGAACATTTGGATCCACTAAAATCGGGTCCATTTGAATGTTGATCACCGCGATTGGATAACGACGAACCATTAGTTTCGATCCGTAACCTTTAATAACGGCGTCAGCAATCGCTCGATTTTTGATATAACGACCATTTAAAATGATTGTAATGTAATTACGGCTGGCTCGAGTTAATTCAGGTAAACTGACGTAACCCCAGAGTTTAAAGTCATTGTTATGCGCTTTAACAGCTAACATCTTTTTAACCTTGTTAATCCCGTAAATGCTACCGATGACCTGCTGGAGGTTGCCACGACCGGCAGTCCTTAACATCTCATGATGATTATGAATTAACGAAAAAGCAATCTTTGGATGACCAAGTGCTAGCCTGTCAATCACATCGGTAATTCGAGATAGTTCCGTTGCCGGTGATTTCATGTACTTCAACCGAGCTGGCGTATTAAAGAACAGATCATTAACGGTAATAATCGTTCCACGTCGTGCTTCTGCCGGCTGAATCCCGATTAATTTACCACCGTTAATTCGAATCTCAGTTCCTTCGCCACCGGTCGAAGTCTTCAGATCAACATCCGCAACTGAAGCGATACTGGGTAAGGCTTCACCTCGAAAACCTAACGTATCGACCTGAAATAAATCACGTCGATTATGAATTTTACTGGTGGCGTGTCGCATAAACGCAGTTTTAACATCGTCAGGTTCAATCCCGATGCCATCATCAGTTACTTTAATCTGATCTAATCCGGAACCCTTAACGGCAACGTCAATATCACGGCTATGCGCATCAATTGAATTTTCAACTAATTCCTTTACGACGGATGACGGTCGTTCAACAACTTCACCAGCAGAAATTTGATTCGATAACGTTGGTGACAATTTATGGATTTTAGCCATGATATTTTACACCTCTTAAAAGTTATTTCTTAATCTGGTGCTGCCATTTATAGACGTTATTCATCAATGCCATCGGGGTCTCTGACATCAGATCAGTGTTCTTAAGTTCACGAATCACTTTATAATCTCGTGAATTTAAACCTGAACTCTTGGAATTCGATGATGATTTAGTCGGAAATAGTGCTAACTGTTGGTCACGTCTTCGACTGAGATCAGCCGTTCGTTCTTCTAACATCTTACGTAATTTTTGGTTAGATTTACGATATTGACTATCTTTTTGCGTCACAATCGAATTAACGGCTTGAGAATTCTTCTTATATTTATTATGAGCTACCGCATCTTTAGCTTCTAATGAACTTAAGATGTGGCTGGCCCTTGTAAGTACTGGCTTTGGTAGCCCCGCTAATTTGGCAACGTGAATCCCGTAGGATTTGTCAGCGGGTCCGTCTTCGACCTTATGCAAGAACACTAGATTGCCGTTCTTTTCCGTAGCACCAACATGAACATTCTTTAAATGCGGTAACGTTTTAGATAACTCAGTTAAGCCATGGTAATGCGTTGACAATAACGTTTTGGCATGAATATGGTTGTGGACATATTCAATAATCGCTTGTGCTAACGACATCCCGTCGTAAGTAGCGGTTCCACGACCGAGTTCATCAAATAAAATCAAGCTATGCGGGGTTGCGTATTGTAAGGCTTCGTTAGATTCCTGCATCTCAACCATGAAAGTACTCTGTCCGGCAATTAAATTATCAGCGGCACCAATTCGAGTAAAGATTTGGTCAAAAATTGGGATGACTGCTGATTTAGCTGGGATAAAGCACCCCATCTGCGCCATGATCACCGTTAAAGCTAATTGACGCATATAGGTACTTTTACCAGACATATTGGGCCCGGTAATCAATAATATCTGAGTATCTTTATTCATGACTACGTCATTCGGCACGTAAGATTGATGGCCCATAACTTTTTCAACGACCGGATGCCGTCCATCAATAATTCGCATGTCAGATCCGTTCGTTAACTTGGGCTTAATCCACCGATATTTCTCACTGATAGTGGCAAAGGCCTGGAGAACGTCTAACGATGCCACGGCATCTGCTAACGACTGGAGACGCTTGATATTTTGTTTAATGGCATTCCTAACTTTAACAAAGATCTGGTACTCCAACGTCTTTGATTTTTCCTGGGCTTCTAAGATTAAAGCTTCATGTTTCTTTAACTCAGGTGTCGAAAAGCGTTCAGCGTTTCGTAACGTTTGTTTACGCTGGTAACGATCTTCCGGAACTTTATTTAGATTAACCTTAGTGACTTGAATGTAGTATCCAAAGACATGGTTAAAACCAACTTTAAGATTATGGATTCCAGTGATCTTACGTTCCTTAGCCTGAAGATTAGCCATCCACTGACGACCGTTGTTCATAGCGTCACGATAGCTATCAAGCCGTTTATTATAATGATCCTTAATCACACCGCCGTCAGTAATTGAAATCGGTGGTTCATCCATAATAGCTCGTTGAATTAAATCATGAACGTTAGTTACTGGATCCATCTTTTTATAAATGTCACCCAGTCGTTTTGGATCTAATTGACCCAGAATATACCTAATCTTTGGAATCTGGGCTAACGACGTCTTCAGCTGAATTAAGTCACGGCCGTTGACACTGCCGAACGATACTTTTCCAGCAAGTCGCTCAAGGTCGTAAACTTTGATCAATAAGTTCTGAATTTGATTTCGTTCGTAATAATGATCCAGGAGTTCCTGAACCGCATTCTGACGTTTCTCAATGTGCGATTTGTTAATTAACGGCCGGTTTAGCCAACGCTTTAATTTACGACCACCCATCGCCGTTTTCGTGGCGTCTAGAATCCACAAAAGTGTTCCAGTCTTTTTACCGGTCCGGATGTTCTTTAGTAATTCTAAGTTATATTTAGTATTGTGATCCATTTTAAGATATTGGGTCGGTTCATATGGCACAGCAACCTTTAAGTGGGATAAATCACGTTTTTGGGTAACGTGAATATAGGTTAGTAACCGAGCCGTGATGTTTCTTTCAAGTGGGCTCTTTAAATTCTGAATCAGATAACTAGTTTCCGCTTCGGTCCTAATCGTTTTCTGGTGTGAAATTAAGATCCCAATCTTATGAAATTTATTCAATAGATCCTGGTTAAGCGGACCGTTAACAACGACTTCTTTGGTCTGTAAACTCATGACCTCATTTAAGACGCTTTGATTACCCTTCAGGACACTGGTCTTTAATTCACCGGTTGATAATTCAGCATAGGCAAAGCCGTAGACGTCACGTTTAGGATCATATTCCAAAGCCGTTAAGTAATTGTTATTCTTAGCGTTTTCCACACCGGATTCAGTATACGTTCCGGGGGTAACCAACTGCACAACGGCTCGCTTGACCATGCCCTTAGCTAGACGTGGATCTTCCATCTGATCGCAGATCGCGACTTTGTAACCCTTGTCAACTAAGATATTGACATAGTCCTGAACAGCACGGTGTGGCATTCCACACATTGGAATCGGATGTTTAGAACTATGATTACGCGCGGTTAACGTCAATTCTAAAATTCTGGCACCCTTGATTGCATCTTCATTAAACAATTCAAAGAAATCACCGATTCGATAGAATAAAAAGGCATCGGGATACTGGTCCTTGATCTTTTGATATTGACGCATCATAGGTGTCTTCGTTGTGGATTTAGACATCGATCGCTCACAGTCCTTTCATGAACATTTTTAAATAAATTCTAACATAAGACAGAAAAAGTGGCCTCTTTTAGGAGACCACTTTTTTCAATCAAATTTTAACTTGCGTATTCAACTGACCTAACCTCACGTATAATCGTAACCTTAATATGGCCAGGATATTCCATATCCTTTTCGATTTTACGCTTAATGTCACGGGCCAATACAATCGCTTGTGTATCAGAAACTTTATCCGGCTTGACAATTACACGAATGCCACGTCCAGCTTGAATAGCGTAACTCTTTTTAACTTCAGGGAAACTGTTGCTGATCTTTTCAAGATCAGTTAAGCGATGAATGAAGCTTTCAAGAGATTTGCTCTTAGCACCTGGACGTGAAGCAGCAATTTCACTTGCAACGTTAACTAATTCAGAAATAATATAATGAGGCTTTTGATTACCACTATAAGCCCCAATTGAATCAACAATTACGGGACTTTCATTATATTTCTTAGCTAAATCAATTCCAATCTGAACGTGAGAACTATTAGCTTCGTGATCAACCGCACGGCCAATTTCATGTAATAATCCAGCACGTTTAGCTAAAGTAACGTTTTCACCTAATTCAGCGGCTAAAACGCCGGTTAATTTAGCGACTTCAATTGAACGATCTAAGACGTTTTGACCGTCATACATCATAAATTGAAGGCGTCCAATTAATTTAACCAAATGCGGGTCCATTGAGTGAATCCCGAGATCAAAAATGACGTTCTCTCCTGTTTCTTGAATCTTCTGACCAAGTTCTTTACGACTCTTGGCAACCATTTCTTCAATTCGAGCTGGATGAATTCGGCCATCCTTAATTAATTTTTCTAGAGCGATTTTAGCAATCGTTCTACGAACAGGATTAAAGCCACTTAAGACTACTGCATCAGGCGTGTCATCAATAACAACATCAATTCCCGTTAAGGTTTCAAAGGTTCTAATATTACGGCCTTCACGACCGATAATTCGACCCTTCATATCATCATTTGGTAAGTTTACCACCGAAACCGTAGTTTCAGAAACTAAATCAGCAGCACTCTGCTGAATAGCTTGAACCACCAAATTTTTAGCCTTTTCTTTTGAAGTTCGCTGAGCTTGATCATAGCTATCTTTAATCATCTTAGCTCGTTCACCAGCAAGCTGATGTTTAGTATCACTAATGATCATCTTACGAGCTTCACTCTGAGGAAGTGCGGCAACCTTTTCTAGCTTTGCTTGACGTTGCTTAATCAAGGTTTCCGCAGCCTGCTGCTTCTTAGTAATTTGTTGTTGCTTAGCGTTCAACTTAGCTTCTTTACGGTTTAAAGAATTGTCACGTCGATTAAAGGCGGCATCTTTGTCATCCAAAGATTCTTCACGTCGTAATAAACGATTTTCTTGTTTCTGAATCTTAGAACGACGATTCTTTAAATCTTTATTAATTTCAGAACGGTATCGATTACTTTTTTCTTTAGCATCTAACACCATTTCTTTTTTAGCAGTTTCAGCTTGTCGCTTAGCTTTTACCAAAATACTTTGAGCATCCTGATGAGTATTACTGAGCTTTTTTTGAGTAGTACGTTCGTGCACATATTGCCCAATAAAGAATCCAATAATAATAGCGATGATTGCGAGGATTAGGCTAATAATTACCATAATTTCACCTTCACACCATCTAAAATAATAAGTTTTAATGAGTATATTACTCTTAATTCATTTTAGAATTAAGTCATTACACCTGTCAATATAATTTATTTCAATTTTAAAATCGAAGAACTATTTTTGTCCTCCATTGGTCGGCTTTTTAGATGAATCATCTTTTTTTAGGCATATCAAGTGGCAAGTGATAAGCTTTTCTAACCTGAGCATTGAGTTGATCCATTAATTTTGGATGAGCTAAAAGAAATTTCTTAGCGTTCTCACGGCCCTGACCAATTCGTTGACCATCATATGAATACCAGGCACCAGCCTTTTCAACTATACCCTTATCAGCGCCCATATCCAAAAGTTCACCGGTCTGTGAGATCCCGTGACCATACATAATATCAACTTGGCAACGTTTAAACGGTGGTGCAACTTTATTCTTAACGACCTTGATCTTGGCACGGTTACCAATGATGTCGGTACCTTTTTTAATCTTTTGGCCACGTCGAATTTCTAAACGAATCGTTGAATAGAACTTTAATGCACGACCGCCAGGTGTTGTTTCTGGGTTACCAAACATCACGCCGACCTTTTCACGGATCTGATTGATAAAGATACAGATCGTGTTGGTCTTACTGATGGACCCTGATAATTTACGGAGTGCCTGGGACATTAAACGAGCTTGAAGACTAACGTGAGAATCGCCCATTTCACCCTCGATTTCAGCTTGGGGTACTAAAGCCGCAACAGAGTCAACAACCACTAGGTCAACAGCACCGCTGGAAACAAGGGCGTCACAAATTTGTAAGCCCTGTTCACCCGTATCGGGTTGAGATAATAGCAGATCATTAATATTAACGCCTAGATTTTTGGCATATTCAGGATCTAAGGCGTTTTCTGCGTCGATATATGCAGCCGTGCCACCATGTTTCTGAACTTCAGCAACGGCATGTAATGCTAGCGTCGTTTTACCTGAACTTTCAGGACCATAAATTTCAACGATTCGACCTTTAGGATAACCGCCAACGCCTAAAGCGCTATCTAACGCAATTGACCCCGTGGGGATCGTTTCAATACTGTTGTCAGCACGGTCACCCATGCGCATGATCGAGCCCTTGCCAAACTCTTTCGTGATTTGTTTTAAAGCACCGTCTAAAGCCGCTTTCCTTTGACTTTGAGGATCTTTTTTAGCCATTATTTCATCCCCTTAAATTTGATTTAAAGGACTTAAAGTAATTTATTTAGCGCATCGTTAACCATCTTTAACCCGGTCTTTACACATAATAAGCGGATTGCGTCTCTGGAATTATTTTTTAGTTCCTCAGCCGTTTTAAAGCCACTTAACTGATGATATAGAGTCTGTAAATGATATAGTTTAGCGATCGTTTTATGACCATTTATCGACAAACCAATCCATACGGTCCCACCAGGCTGACCTTCTAACGGATCAGGTCCAGCAGCACCCGTAAACGATACTGAAACGTCAGTATTCATAATCTTACGGGACTGACTGGCCATCCATTGGGCAACGGGTTCAGAAACTACACCATACTCATTAATAACGTCGTTGGGAATCCCCAATAATTGATGTTTAGCGTGATTTGAATAAGTTACAAAGCCACCCGGAAAAACTGCTGAAATTCCGGGGACGTTACCCAACGTCGCCTGGAACATCCCAGCAGTCAAACTTTCAGCACCAGTAATCGATAGATGATGATTAATTAATCGATTGCCGACAATTTGTTCAATTGAAGTCTGTCGACCATCGCCGATGTACCACGATCCAAAATGATTAAGGATAATATTTTTAATTTGATCTGGTCGTTCCCGACATTTCACAATCTCGAGAACAATTTCATAATGATCAACATGAACAAAATAAACGTCGTTCCGGCCTAAAACCTGACTTAATTTTCGTGTGAATTGATCCAAGCCTAGTCCAAAAAAGCGCATGTATAACGGACGTGATTGCAAAACTAATTTACCTTTCAGTAAACCATGCCAATTAAATTGAGTGTTCAAAAACGCCCCAGTTCTTTACAAAGTAATCAATTCCGGAGTAAACCGTAAAGAATAAGGCAATGTAAAGTAACGTTAGGCCGATGATGTTAAAGCTCAATAATAAGAATACGATCGAGAACATCTGTGATGCCGTCTTAATCTTACCTGGCCAAGCGGCAGCAATGACCTTACCACTGGTCTCAGCACAGATTAAACGAAGGCCGGTAACGGCAAGTTCACGGCAAACGATAATTGCGGCAACCCAACTTGGAACTACGTGGGCGCCAACTAAAAGGATGAATGCCGTCATAACTAACATTTTGTCGGCTAACGGATCGGCAAACTTACCAAAATTGGTAATTAAATGACGACTTCTAGCTAAATGGCCATCTAAGAAATCGGTAATGGCAGCAATCGCAAAAATAATCGTTGCTAAGAGCCACGTCCCATGAGTAACGGTTCCTAGCCAACAAATGGACCCCATTAAATTAATTGGTAAAATAAACGCAATTAAAAAGATCGGGATCATGATAATTCGCATTAAGGTTAATCTATTTGGTAAATTCAATGTCTTTTCCTCCTATAA
This window encodes:
- a CDS encoding nicotinamide-nucleotide amidohydrolase family protein gives rise to the protein MQSRPLYMRFFGLGLDQFTRKLSQVLGRNDVYFVHVDHYEIVLEIVKCRERPDQIKNIILNHFGSWYIGDGRQTSIEQIVGNRLINHHLSITGAESLTAGMFQATLGNVPGISAVFPGGFVTYSNHAKHQLLGIPNDVINEYGVVSEPVAQWMASQSRKIMNTDVSVSFTGAAGPDPLEGQPGGTVWIGLSINGHKTIAKLYHLQTLYHQLSGFKTAEELKNNSRDAIRLLCVKTGLKMVNDALNKLL
- the mutS gene encoding DNA mismatch repair protein MutS; its protein translation is MSKSTTKTPMMRQYQKIKDQYPDAFLFYRIGDFFELFNEDAIKGARILELTLTARNHSSKHPIPMCGMPHRAVQDYVNILVDKGYKVAICDQMEDPRLAKGMVKRAVVQLVTPGTYTESGVENAKNNNYLTALEYDPKRDVYGFAYAELSTGELKTSVLKGNQSVLNEVMSLQTKEVVVNGPLNQDLLNKFHKIGILISHQKTIRTEAETSYLIQNLKSPLERNITARLLTYIHVTQKRDLSHLKVAVPYEPTQYLKMDHNTKYNLELLKNIRTGKKTGTLLWILDATKTAMGGRKLKRWLNRPLINKSHIEKRQNAVQELLDHYYERNQIQNLLIKVYDLERLAGKVSFGSVNGRDLIQLKTSLAQIPKIRYILGQLDPKRLGDIYKKMDPVTNVHDLIQRAIMDEPPISITDGGVIKDHYNKRLDSYRDAMNNGRQWMANLQAKERKITGIHNLKVGFNHVFGYYIQVTKVNLNKVPEDRYQRKQTLRNAERFSTPELKKHEALILEAQEKSKTLEYQIFVKVRNAIKQNIKRLQSLADAVASLDVLQAFATISEKYRWIKPKLTNGSDMRIIDGRHPVVEKVMGHQSYVPNDVVMNKDTQILLITGPNMSGKSTYMRQLALTVIMAQMGCFIPAKSAVIPIFDQIFTRIGAADNLIAGQSTFMVEMQESNEALQYATPHSLILFDELGRGTATYDGMSLAQAIIEYVHNHIHAKTLLSTHYHGLTELSKTLPHLKNVHVGATEKNGNLVFLHKVEDGPADKSYGIHVAKLAGLPKPVLTRASHILSSLEAKDAVAHNKYKKNSQAVNSIVTQKDSQYRKSNQKLRKMLEERTADLSRRRDQQLALFPTKSSSNSKSSGLNSRDYKVIRELKNTDLMSETPMALMNNVYKWQHQIKK
- the pgsA gene encoding CDP-diacylglycerol--glycerol-3-phosphate 3-phosphatidyltransferase; translation: MNLPNRLTLMRIIMIPIFLIAFILPINLMGSICWLGTVTHGTWLLATIIFAIAAITDFLDGHLARSRHLITNFGKFADPLADKMLVMTAFILLVGAHVVPSWVAAIIVCRELAVTGLRLICAETSGKVIAAAWPGKIKTASQMFSIVFLLLSFNIIGLTLLYIALFFTVYSGIDYFVKNWGVFEHSI
- the recA gene encoding recombinase RecA, which encodes MAKKDPQSQRKAALDGALKQITKEFGKGSIMRMGDRADNSIETIPTGSIALDSALGVGGYPKGRIVEIYGPESSGKTTLALHAVAEVQKHGGTAAYIDAENALDPEYAKNLGVNINDLLLSQPDTGEQGLQICDALVSSGAVDLVVVDSVAALVPQAEIEGEMGDSHVSLQARLMSQALRKLSGSISKTNTICIFINQIREKVGVMFGNPETTPGGRALKFYSTIRLEIRRGQKIKKGTDIIGNRAKIKVVKNKVAPPFKRCQVDIMYGHGISQTGELLDMGADKGIVEKAGAWYSYDGQRIGQGRENAKKFLLAHPKLMDQLNAQVRKAYHLPLDMPKKR
- the rny gene encoding ribonuclease Y, with the translated sequence MVIISLILAIIAIIIGFFIGQYVHERTTQKKLSNTHQDAQSILVKAKRQAETAKKEMVLDAKEKSNRYRSEINKDLKNRRSKIQKQENRLLRREESLDDKDAAFNRRDNSLNRKEAKLNAKQQQITKKQQAAETLIKQRQAKLEKVAALPQSEARKMIISDTKHQLAGERAKMIKDSYDQAQRTSKEKAKNLVVQAIQQSAADLVSETTVSVVNLPNDDMKGRIIGREGRNIRTFETLTGIDVVIDDTPDAVVLSGFNPVRRTIAKIALEKLIKDGRIHPARIEEMVAKSRKELGQKIQETGENVIFDLGIHSMDPHLVKLIGRLQFMMYDGQNVLDRSIEVAKLTGVLAAELGENVTLAKRAGLLHEIGRAVDHEANSSHVQIGIDLAKKYNESPVIVDSIGAYSGNQKPHYIISELVNVASEIAASRPGAKSKSLESFIHRLTDLEKISNSFPEVKKSYAIQAGRGIRVIVKPDKVSDTQAIVLARDIKRKIEKDMEYPGHIKVTIIREVRSVEYAS